A DNA window from Brassica napus cultivar Da-Ae chromosome C1, Da-Ae, whole genome shotgun sequence contains the following coding sequences:
- the LOC106374232 gene encoding B3 domain-containing protein REM1-like, which produces MVVPPKPSLFHWRFLTGAKPLLTLDDELLRNHTKVLLRSDASDRIWKVKLDGNRHAGGWEEFAAVHSFSEGDVLAFRHDGEEIFHVAVSGESDDNESDDTDDSESDESDDVEDEDNDEGDILVEKNKKPEADTSTGDSCFLRASVTPSSLIDDRLDFSEDFKVMSFNKQNKPCEIFLVNEKGRKWTLILSRNISSGAFYIRRGWANFCSANGLSQGDICNFKLSESGERPVLLLCSHESGNGHEDKEEEEEEEEEEEFPEADAVKICSVGCSKEKNTPSRLLTSEFTPNRFKTGQLTISSVFLRESGINKSMEITLLNKDGRKWSSYLQMSGQRGREMFYMRKGWREMCKANGVEVNDSFVLELICEDATPVFKFHSKIENKEKGNTVEKTPEVSKRGHARVLNRSNSNLKRKQPESCSVSDQVGNVKQSIQDTLNTIRHFKAELKTRENNLEASLLGVDDLGERILGISKILNNNLV; this is translated from the exons ATGGTGGTTCCTCCAAAACCCTCTCTGTTTCACTGGAGATTTCTGACCGGAGCCAAACCACTTCTT aCGCTTGACGATGAGCTCTTACGTAATCACACGAAAGTTTTGCTAAGATCAGACGCGTCGGACAGAATATGGAAAGTGAAACTGGACGGCAACAGGCATGCCGGCGGCTGGGAAGAGTTCGCCGCCGTTCATAGTTTCAGTGAAGGGGACGTCTTGGCTTTCAGACACGATGGAGAAGAGATCTTTCATGTAGCTGTTTCCGGTGAATCTGATGATAATGAGTCCGATGATACTGACGACAGTGAATCTGATGAGTCCGATGATGTAGAAGACGAAGATAATGATGAAG GGGACATTTTGGTggaaaagaataagaaaccaGAAGCAGATACTTCAACAGGCGACTCTTGTTTCCTCAGAGCTAGTGTCACACCTTCTAGCCTCATCGATGATCGCTTG GATTTTTCTGAGGATTTTAAGGTTATGTCgtttaataaacaaaacaaaccgTGTGAGATATTTTTAGTTAATGAGAAGGGAAGAAAATGGACACTTATTCTTTCAAGAAACATCTCAAGTGGTGCGTTTTACATCAGACGAGGCTGGGCTAACTTTTGCTCAGCTAATGGGTTAAGTCAAGGTGACATATGTAACTTTAAACTTTCCGAAAGTGGAGAAAGGCCTGTGCTCTTGTTATGTTCACACGAGTCAGGCAATGGTCatgaagacaaagaagaagaggaagaagaagaagaagaagaagaattccCTGAAGCAGATGCAGTGAAGATATGTTCTGTAGGCTGCAGCAAAGAAAAGAATACTCCTTCCCGATTACTGACATCAGAGTTTACACCCAACCGTTTCAAGACCGGGCAACTA ACTATTTCATCGGTTTTCTTGCGTGAGAGTGGCATTAACAAGTCTATGGAGATAACTCTGCTGAACAAAGATGGAAGAAAGTGGTCATCTTATCTACAGATGTCAGGACAACGCGGACGTGAAATGTTTTATATGAGAAAAGGTTGGAGAGAGATGTGCAAAGCGAATGGAGTTGAAGTGAATGACTCATTCGTGTTGGAGTTGATATGTGAAGATGCAACCCCTGTATTTAAGTTCCACTCTAAG ATTGAAAACAAGGAAAAAGGAAATACTGTGGAAAAGACTCCAGAAGTGAGCAAGAGAGGACACGCTAGGGTTTTAAACAGATCTAACAGTAACTTGAAGCGCAAGCAACCAGAATCTTGCTCAGTCTCTGATCAAGTTGGTAACGTGAAACAAAGCATTCAAGATACTCTGAACACCATCAGACATTTCAAGGCGGAGCTCAAGACAAGGGAGAATAATCTAGAAGCTTCACTACTGGGAGTTGACGACTTAG GGGAGAGGATATTGGGAATCAGCAAAATTCTAAACAATAATCTGGTTTAA
- the LOC106374233 gene encoding B3 domain-containing protein REM1 isoform X1, translating to MVVPPPQPSLFQLTFLTGDKPILQTLDDEFISSHMKVLLISDASDKIWEVKLDGNRLAGGWEEFAAVNNFSDGNVLVFRHNGEEIFHVAVSSESDDDESDDTDDSESDDESNDTDDSESDDSEDNDEGDSSLVNKEADSSSDCFLRARVTPCSLTKDRLDLPKDFKFMLFDEHKKPFEIYLVNEKGRKRTLRLSRNISSGAFYITRGWANFCSANGLIRGDFCYFKLSESGERPVLLLCSHESGNGHEDKEEEECPEADTLKICSVGGCSNEKNTPSRFLTRKFTPSRFKTGQLYISMLSSGVLRESGIKKSGEITLLDNDGRKWPSYLNKTGQPGGEWCYIRKGWREMCEANGVEVNDSFVLELICEAANPIFKFHSKIKNKGKGNIVTSKKRALHARTVERTPGVEIDGERGSKRGCTRVSNRSNTYLKGKQPESCSVSDQVANARQSVLDTLNTIRHFKAELKTRERNLEASLLELDDLGERILGINKILNNNLA from the exons ATGGTGGTTCCTCCTCCACAACCCTCTCTGTTTCAACTGACATTTCTTACCGGAGACAAACCAATTCTG CAGACGCTTGATGATGAGTTCATAAGTAGTCACATGAAAGTTTTGCTAATATCAGACGCCTCGGACAAAATATGGGAAGTGAAACTGGACGGCAACAGGCTCGCCGGCGGCTGGGAAGAGTTCGCCGCCGTTAATAATTTCAGCGACGGAAACGTCTTGGTTTTTAGACACAATGGAGAAGAGATCTTTCATGTGGCTGTTTCCAGTGAatctgatgatgatgagtcCGATGATACTGACGACAGTGAATCTGATGATGAGTCCAATGACACTGACGACAGTGAATCTGATGATTCCGAAGATAATGATGAAG GGGACAGTAGTTTGGTGAACAAGGAAGCAGATTCTTCATCAGACTGTTTCCTCAGAGCTCGTGTCACTCCTTGTAGCCTCACCAAAGATCGTCTT gaTCTTCCTAAAGATTTTAAGTTTATGTTGTTTGATGAGCACAAGAAACCGTTTGAGATATACTTAGTTAATGAGAAAGGAAGAAAACGGACACTGAGGCTTTCAAGAAACATATCAAGTGGTGCGTTTTACATCACAAGAGGCTGGGCTAACTTTTGCTCAGCTAATGGGTTAATCCGAGGTGACTTTTGTTACTTCAAACTTTCCGAAAGTGGGGAAAGGCCTGTGCTTTTGTTGTGTTCACACGAGTCTGGCAATGGCCatgaagacaaagaagaagaagaatgccCTGAAGCAGATACATTGAAGATATGTTCTGTAGGAGGCTGCAGCAACGAGAAGAACACTCCTTCCCGCTTTCTGACACGAAAGTTTACACCAAGCCGTTTCAAGACCGGGCAACTA TATATTTCAATGCTTTCATCGGGTGTCTTGCGTGAGAGTGGCATTAAGAAGTCTGGGGAGATAACTCTGCTGGACAATGATGGAAGAAAGTGGCCATCTTATCTAAACAAGACAGGACAACCCGGAGGTGAATGGTGTTACATAAGAAAAGGTTGGAGAGAGATGTGCGAAGCGAATGGAGTTGAAGTGAATGACTCATTCGTGTTGGAGTTGATATGCGAAGCTGCAAACCCTATCTTTAAGTTCCATTCTAAG ATTAAAAACAAGGGAAAAGGAAACATAGTAACTAGTAAGAAGAGAGCTCTACATGCAAGGACTGTGGAAAGGACTCCAGGAGTAGAAATAGATGGAGAGAGAGGAAGCAAGAGAGGATGCACTAGGGTTTCAAACAGATCCAACACTTACTTGAAGGGCAAGCAACCAGAATCTTGCTCAGTCTCTGATCAAGTGGCTAACGCGAGACAAAGCGTTCTAGATACTCTGAACACCATCAGACATTTCAAAGCGGAGCTCAAGACAAGGGAGAGGAATCTGGAAGCTTCACTACTTGAACTTGACGACTTAG GTGAGAGGATATTGGGAATCAACAAAATTCTCAACAATAATCTGGCTTAA
- the LOC106374233 gene encoding B3 domain-containing protein REM1 isoform X2 has translation MVVPPPQPSLFQLTFLTGDKPILTLDDEFISSHMKVLLISDASDKIWEVKLDGNRLAGGWEEFAAVNNFSDGNVLVFRHNGEEIFHVAVSSESDDDESDDTDDSESDDESNDTDDSESDDSEDNDEGDSSLVNKEADSSSDCFLRARVTPCSLTKDRLDLPKDFKFMLFDEHKKPFEIYLVNEKGRKRTLRLSRNISSGAFYITRGWANFCSANGLIRGDFCYFKLSESGERPVLLLCSHESGNGHEDKEEEECPEADTLKICSVGGCSNEKNTPSRFLTRKFTPSRFKTGQLYISMLSSGVLRESGIKKSGEITLLDNDGRKWPSYLNKTGQPGGEWCYIRKGWREMCEANGVEVNDSFVLELICEAANPIFKFHSKIKNKGKGNIVTSKKRALHARTVERTPGVEIDGERGSKRGCTRVSNRSNTYLKGKQPESCSVSDQVANARQSVLDTLNTIRHFKAELKTRERNLEASLLELDDLGERILGINKILNNNLA, from the exons ATGGTGGTTCCTCCTCCACAACCCTCTCTGTTTCAACTGACATTTCTTACCGGAGACAAACCAATTCTG ACGCTTGATGATGAGTTCATAAGTAGTCACATGAAAGTTTTGCTAATATCAGACGCCTCGGACAAAATATGGGAAGTGAAACTGGACGGCAACAGGCTCGCCGGCGGCTGGGAAGAGTTCGCCGCCGTTAATAATTTCAGCGACGGAAACGTCTTGGTTTTTAGACACAATGGAGAAGAGATCTTTCATGTGGCTGTTTCCAGTGAatctgatgatgatgagtcCGATGATACTGACGACAGTGAATCTGATGATGAGTCCAATGACACTGACGACAGTGAATCTGATGATTCCGAAGATAATGATGAAG GGGACAGTAGTTTGGTGAACAAGGAAGCAGATTCTTCATCAGACTGTTTCCTCAGAGCTCGTGTCACTCCTTGTAGCCTCACCAAAGATCGTCTT gaTCTTCCTAAAGATTTTAAGTTTATGTTGTTTGATGAGCACAAGAAACCGTTTGAGATATACTTAGTTAATGAGAAAGGAAGAAAACGGACACTGAGGCTTTCAAGAAACATATCAAGTGGTGCGTTTTACATCACAAGAGGCTGGGCTAACTTTTGCTCAGCTAATGGGTTAATCCGAGGTGACTTTTGTTACTTCAAACTTTCCGAAAGTGGGGAAAGGCCTGTGCTTTTGTTGTGTTCACACGAGTCTGGCAATGGCCatgaagacaaagaagaagaagaatgccCTGAAGCAGATACATTGAAGATATGTTCTGTAGGAGGCTGCAGCAACGAGAAGAACACTCCTTCCCGCTTTCTGACACGAAAGTTTACACCAAGCCGTTTCAAGACCGGGCAACTA TATATTTCAATGCTTTCATCGGGTGTCTTGCGTGAGAGTGGCATTAAGAAGTCTGGGGAGATAACTCTGCTGGACAATGATGGAAGAAAGTGGCCATCTTATCTAAACAAGACAGGACAACCCGGAGGTGAATGGTGTTACATAAGAAAAGGTTGGAGAGAGATGTGCGAAGCGAATGGAGTTGAAGTGAATGACTCATTCGTGTTGGAGTTGATATGCGAAGCTGCAAACCCTATCTTTAAGTTCCATTCTAAG ATTAAAAACAAGGGAAAAGGAAACATAGTAACTAGTAAGAAGAGAGCTCTACATGCAAGGACTGTGGAAAGGACTCCAGGAGTAGAAATAGATGGAGAGAGAGGAAGCAAGAGAGGATGCACTAGGGTTTCAAACAGATCCAACACTTACTTGAAGGGCAAGCAACCAGAATCTTGCTCAGTCTCTGATCAAGTGGCTAACGCGAGACAAAGCGTTCTAGATACTCTGAACACCATCAGACATTTCAAAGCGGAGCTCAAGACAAGGGAGAGGAATCTGGAAGCTTCACTACTTGAACTTGACGACTTAG GTGAGAGGATATTGGGAATCAACAAAATTCTCAACAATAATCTGGCTTAA